In a genomic window of Mesoplasma tabanidae:
- a CDS encoding helix-turn-helix domain-containing protein, with the protein MKKYNAENDLILIIAANLRKIRSSKGLTQEELGFRSSISKNYISDFERGRRNITIKVFQRLIEGLEITPQELLINK; encoded by the coding sequence ATGAAAAAATATAATGCAGAAAATGATTTAATTTTAATTATTGCAGCTAATTTAAGAAAAATCAGATCTAGTAAGGGTTTAACACAAGAAGAGTTAGGTTTTAGATCAAGTATTTCAAAAAATTATATTTCTGACTTTGAAAGAGGAAGAAGAAATATAACAATTAAAGTTTTTCAAAGACTTATTGAAGGTCTTGAAATAACACCTCAAGAATTGTTAATTAATAAATAA
- the guaA gene encoding glutamine-hydrolyzing GMP synthase, with the protein MKNTQILILDFGSQYTQLLARRVREANIYTEVLPFDTSIEKIKQYPLLKGIILSGGPSSVYLQNAYKIDSEILNLDIAILGVCYGMQLLTQYFEGAVELANEQEFGKAIITIDDKNNPLFRNIDTNTQVWMSHADHVTKLPKDFKQIAHSNASIAGISHITKPIYGIQFHAEVTHSLQGKEMLENFLYDVAKCTKDWNLDDFIEEQIKEIKEIVQDKQVILGLSGGVDSSVAAAIIGKAIGKQLTCIFVDTGLLRKNESHEVMKAYETNFDINIKLVNASDLFFSKLKNIKEPEAKRKVIGKCFIDVFTNAAREYKDADFLAQGTIYPDVIESSSHGASSKTIKSHHNVGGLPEDLKFKLIEPLRNLFKDEVRQVGFKLGLPEEMINRHPFPGPGLGIRVIEEVTRDKVAILQEVDAIFIKKLRDWNLYNSVSQAFVTLLPVKTVGVMGDNRTYDYVVALRSVNTIDFMTATSTHLPWEFLDEVVNEIINKVDNVNRVVYDVTSKPPGTIEWE; encoded by the coding sequence ATGAAAAACACTCAAATCTTAATTTTAGATTTTGGAAGTCAATATACACAACTTTTAGCTAGAAGAGTTAGAGAAGCTAATATTTATACTGAAGTATTGCCTTTTGATACTTCAATCGAAAAAATAAAACAATACCCTTTATTAAAAGGTATTATTCTTTCTGGAGGACCATCAAGTGTCTACTTACAAAATGCTTATAAAATAGACTCTGAAATCTTAAATTTAGATATAGCCATACTTGGAGTTTGTTATGGTATGCAATTATTAACCCAATATTTTGAAGGCGCTGTTGAATTAGCAAATGAACAAGAGTTTGGTAAGGCAATCATTACAATTGATGATAAAAATAATCCTCTTTTCAGAAATATTGATACAAATACTCAAGTTTGAATGAGTCATGCTGATCATGTAACTAAATTACCAAAAGATTTTAAACAAATAGCTCATTCTAATGCAAGTATTGCAGGTATTTCACATATTACTAAGCCAATTTATGGTATTCAGTTTCATGCTGAAGTTACTCACTCTTTACAAGGAAAAGAAATGTTAGAAAACTTTTTATATGATGTTGCAAAATGTACAAAAGATTGAAACCTAGATGATTTTATTGAAGAACAAATTAAAGAAATTAAAGAAATTGTTCAAGATAAGCAAGTTATTTTAGGTTTAAGTGGTGGAGTTGATTCTTCAGTTGCTGCAGCTATCATTGGTAAAGCAATTGGTAAACAGTTAACTTGTATTTTTGTTGATACAGGTTTATTAAGAAAAAATGAAAGTCATGAAGTAATGAAAGCATATGAAACTAATTTTGACATAAATATAAAATTAGTTAATGCTAGTGATCTTTTCTTTTCTAAATTAAAAAATATTAAAGAACCTGAAGCTAAAAGAAAAGTAATTGGCAAATGTTTCATTGATGTTTTTACTAACGCAGCAAGAGAATATAAAGATGCTGACTTTTTGGCTCAAGGAACTATTTATCCTGATGTTATTGAGTCTTCTTCACATGGTGCTAGTTCAAAAACTATTAAATCTCATCATAATGTTGGTGGTTTACCTGAAGATTTAAAATTTAAACTAATTGAACCTTTAAGAAATTTATTTAAAGATGAAGTTAGACAAGTTGGTTTTAAATTAGGATTACCAGAAGAAATGATTAATCGTCATCCGTTTCCAGGACCTGGATTAGGAATTAGAGTAATTGAAGAAGTCACTAGAGATAAAGTAGCAATATTACAAGAAGTAGATGCTATATTCATTAAAAAATTAAGAGACTGAAACTTATATAATTCAGTTTCACAAGCTTTTGTAACTTTATTACCTGTTAAAACGGTTGGTGTAATGGGAGACAATCGTACTTATGATTATGTAGTTGCGTTAAGAAGCGTTAATACAATTGATTTCATGACAGCAACAAGTACACATCTTCCTTGAGAGTTTTTAGACGAAGTAGTAAATGAAATAATAAATAAAGTAGATAATGTTAACCGTGTTGTTTATGATGTCACATCAAAACCTCCTGGAACAATAGAATGAGAGTAA
- the guaB gene encoding IMP dehydrogenase, giving the protein MNKDLNGKIINEAITFDDVLLVPNYSEVLPHEVCLKTKLTKNIELNIPIISAAMDTVTESELAIAIANIGGIGIVHKNLTIEQQAKEIKIVKSSKPSEEYKNACIDAKGSLRVGGAVGVNDETLTRLEALISAGIDVLVVDSAHGHSKGIIDVVKSIRSKYPNLDIIAGNICTVEGAEALYNAGANCIKVGIGPGSICTTRVVAGVGVPQITAINDVYNWSINKDVTLIADGGIKYSGDVVKALAAGAHSVMLGSMLAGTEEAPGQEVIINNKRYKTYVGMGSLAAMKRGSSDRYFQKGAKKLVPEGIEAVVPFKGTLEEVIFQLVGGLRSGMGYTGSNTIDSLRQNAKFVKITGASLKESHPHDVEISAEAPNYK; this is encoded by the coding sequence ATGAACAAAGATTTAAACGGAAAAATTATAAATGAAGCAATAACTTTTGATGATGTACTTTTGGTGCCCAATTACTCAGAAGTATTACCACATGAAGTTTGTTTAAAAACTAAGTTAACTAAAAATATTGAATTAAATATTCCTATCATTTCTGCAGCTATGGATACTGTTACTGAATCTGAACTAGCTATTGCTATTGCTAATATTGGTGGTATTGGAATTGTTCATAAAAATTTAACAATTGAACAACAAGCAAAAGAAATCAAAATAGTTAAATCATCAAAGCCCTCTGAAGAATATAAAAACGCATGTATTGATGCTAAGGGTTCTTTAAGAGTTGGTGGAGCTGTTGGAGTCAATGATGAAACTTTAACTCGTCTAGAGGCCCTAATAAGTGCTGGTATTGATGTTTTAGTAGTTGATTCAGCTCATGGTCATAGTAAAGGCATTATTGATGTTGTTAAGTCAATTAGAAGTAAATATCCTAACTTGGATATTATTGCAGGAAACATTTGTACAGTCGAAGGTGCTGAAGCATTATACAATGCAGGTGCTAATTGTATTAAAGTAGGAATTGGTCCTGGAAGTATTTGTACAACTAGAGTAGTTGCTGGAGTTGGAGTACCTCAAATTACCGCAATTAATGATGTTTATAATTGATCTATTAATAAAGATGTAACTTTAATCGCAGATGGTGGAATTAAATACTCTGGAGATGTTGTTAAAGCTTTAGCAGCAGGTGCTCATTCTGTAATGTTAGGAAGCATGTTAGCTGGAACTGAAGAAGCTCCTGGTCAAGAAGTTATTATCAATAATAAAAGATATAAAACTTATGTTGGTATGGGTTCTTTAGCAGCAATGAAACGTGGAAGTAGTGATCGTTATTTTCAAAAGGGAGCTAAAAAATTAGTTCCTGAAGGGATTGAAGCTGTTGTTCCATTTAAAGGAACTTTAGAAGAAGTTATTTTTCAATTAGTTGGTGGTCTAAGAAGTGGAATGGGTTACACTGGTTCTAATACAATAGATAGCTTAAGACAAAATGCTAAATTTGTTAAAATAACAGGAGCTAGTTTAAAAGAATCTCATCCTCATGATGTAGAAATTTCAGCTGAAGCTCCTAATTATAAATAA
- a CDS encoding ABC transporter permease, with product MVEENYEKKKKNPLQNFIKEKLIKYRRIPFVKLMKFSFKSLLKEKLFYILNLATILISILVGIILAFVKSGSSQVVIFNFYILFFVCCLMFVFILRMIQFFFSKNFEDKTTYIVLTNQVSRTKFFIAQYLLIILICAVNILISFTVINIFYATFTLFHYDLFVLRMTSIYAMYCLLATFFLINFITFLIFIFTLQTTTIICTLLLALSFIANIPMSFIKANEKSYYVQFTNGDIFHLNDIYDAYGLYDHVNEGNIKYPHLSKYVYNYFLSKEMINDDFHNTSNINYRMQMWKDLGLINPNPVIITETNLDLFSKPLRDASVPDTWRINDKFNLQITLKDTFITNEQLEQLINKTVDKNTKNILIEFRSFTNEINKYFSNNLQFEKYDLFYDFLFLSSGIETSYLEKLNPTNEEIEENKVTYALKSQDIVSFYEYSVAGIRNDGFRFTNANDLVKKQLNFNLMYSARVIEEYFIKYSSNYIIMSSNAISKTSGDWNSYIKGRKIMRSLSYFNLYSGLWMVYTKNLGFYNNDIWFSPNSFSKIDLEEQKNLFLGYPEYDIKLTSNNMIEKNTTSNYVKPWYYLIILFGISTLSFSIALYKFRKFDF from the coding sequence GTGGTAGAAGAAAATTATGAAAAAAAGAAGAAAAATCCTTTACAAAATTTTATAAAAGAAAAACTTATCAAATATAGGAGAATTCCTTTTGTTAAATTGATGAAATTTAGTTTTAAAAGTTTATTAAAAGAAAAATTATTTTATATTTTAAATTTAGCAACTATTCTTATTTCCATTTTAGTTGGAATTATATTAGCTTTTGTAAAATCAGGAAGTTCACAAGTTGTAATATTCAACTTTTATATATTATTTTTTGTTTGTTGTTTAATGTTTGTGTTTATTTTAAGAATGATTCAATTTTTCTTTAGTAAAAATTTTGAAGATAAAACAACATATATTGTTTTAACTAATCAAGTAAGTAGAACGAAGTTTTTTATAGCTCAATATTTATTAATTATATTAATTTGTGCTGTTAACATTTTAATTAGTTTCACTGTAATTAATATATTTTATGCAACATTTACATTATTTCATTACGATCTATTTGTACTTAGAATGACATCAATATATGCTATGTATTGTTTGCTTGCAACATTCTTTTTAATTAACTTTATAACATTTTTAATTTTTATATTTACATTGCAAACTACAACTATTATTTGTACATTATTGTTGGCTCTATCATTTATAGCAAATATCCCCATGTCTTTTATAAAAGCAAACGAAAAAAGTTATTATGTACAATTTACAAACGGTGACATTTTTCATTTAAATGATATATATGATGCTTATGGGTTATATGATCATGTAAATGAAGGAAATATTAAATATCCTCATTTATCTAAGTATGTGTACAACTATTTTCTTTCAAAAGAAATGATAAATGATGATTTTCATAACACGAGCAATATAAATTATAGAATGCAAATGTGAAAAGACTTAGGACTTATTAATCCTAATCCTGTAATTATTACAGAAACTAATTTAGATTTATTCTCAAAACCACTTCGAGATGCTTCTGTTCCAGACACTTGAAGAATTAATGATAAATTTAATCTGCAAATAACATTAAAAGATACTTTTATAACAAATGAGCAATTAGAACAACTGATTAATAAAACAGTAGATAAAAATACAAAAAATATATTAATAGAATTTAGAAGTTTCACAAATGAAATTAATAAATATTTTAGCAATAATCTTCAATTTGAAAAATATGATTTATTTTATGATTTTTTATTTTTAAGTTCAGGTATTGAGACAAGTTATTTAGAGAAACTTAATCCAACTAATGAAGAAATAGAAGAAAATAAAGTAACTTATGCATTGAAAAGTCAAGATATTGTTTCATTCTATGAATATTCGGTTGCAGGAATCCGTAATGATGGATTTAGATTTACAAATGCAAATGATTTAGTTAAAAAACAATTAAATTTTAATTTAATGTATTCAGCTAGGGTCATTGAGGAATATTTTATTAAATATTCAAGTAACTACATAATTATGTCTTCAAATGCGATATCTAAAACTTCAGGAGACTGAAATAGTTATATTAAAGGTAGAAAAATAATGCGTAGCCTATCCTATTTTAACTTGTATAGCGGGTTGTGAATGGTTTATACAAAAAATTTAGGATTCTACAATAATGATATTTGATTTTCTCCAAATTCTTTTTCAAAAATTGATTTAGAAGAACAAAAAAACTTATTTTTAGGATATCCAGAATATGATATAAAACTTACTTCTAATAATATGATTGAAAAAAATACCACATCAAATTATGTTAAACCTTGATATTATTTGATTATTTTATTTGGAATAAGCACATTGAGTTTTTCAATTGCTTTATATAAATTTAGAAAATTCGATTTCTAA
- the tkt gene encoding transketolase — translation MINKNNNNLNALRILGVSAINKANSGHPGIVLGAAPIVYTLFNKIMKHNPKNPKWFDRDRFVLSAGHGSALLYSALHLAGYNLSMDEIKNFRQWNSKTPGHPESHLTEGVDVTTGPLGQGIAMAVGLAIAESHTASVYNQSDLKLVDHHTFVLCGDGDLQEGVAQESISLAGRLKLNKLIIIHDSNDIQLDDKVEKAQSENMHERFKAAQWNTLKINDGEDLVAIEKAINDAKASDKPTYIEVKTIIGIGATKQGTSAVHGAPIGSDIETVKNAFDWKYNDFEIPNEVYSHWNENISKNLSIESKWNEDLNKLKALKPELAKQFVNALNKEINFDYEELLAKAPEKAEATRVSSGNIWDSINAQVKFLIGGSADLVSSTRIKGADGQFDVDNRSGRNILYGVREFAMGAINNGIHQHGGLIPFSSGFFVFSDYMKPAMRLSSIMNSQQLFIFTHDSVAVGEDGPTHQPIEQLAMIRSIPNHITFRPADYAETLASYKIALQDLKNCPSTLVLTRQDLVQLPHNDVYEEVKRGAYLMLDQPNATITLIATGSEVGLAMQTAAKLKEEGIIAKVVSMPSTNLFDQQEQSYKDKIIDKSTLRVSIEMGTTYGWSKYTADNGLNIGIDIFGASAPANTIINQYGFTSEQIFNKIKKVIK, via the coding sequence ATGATAAACAAAAATAACAACAATTTAAATGCTTTAAGAATTTTAGGGGTTTCTGCAATTAATAAAGCAAATTCAGGTCACCCAGGTATTGTATTAGGGGCTGCACCAATCGTTTATACTTTATTTAACAAAATAATGAAACATAATCCTAAAAATCCTAAGTGATTTGATAGAGATCGTTTCGTATTATCAGCAGGACATGGAAGTGCTTTATTATATTCAGCATTACATTTAGCTGGTTATAATTTATCAATGGATGAAATTAAAAACTTTAGACAATGAAATAGTAAAACACCAGGTCACCCTGAATCTCACTTAACTGAAGGTGTTGATGTAACAACTGGACCTTTAGGTCAAGGAATTGCTATGGCTGTTGGATTGGCAATTGCTGAATCTCATACAGCATCAGTATATAATCAATCAGATTTAAAATTAGTTGATCACCATACATTTGTTTTATGTGGTGATGGAGATTTACAAGAAGGTGTAGCTCAAGAATCAATTAGTTTAGCTGGTAGATTAAAATTAAATAAATTAATTATAATTCACGACTCAAATGATATTCAATTAGATGACAAAGTTGAAAAAGCTCAAAGTGAAAATATGCACGAAAGATTTAAAGCTGCTCAATGAAATACTTTAAAAATTAATGATGGTGAAGATTTAGTAGCTATTGAAAAAGCTATTAATGATGCTAAAGCATCAGATAAACCTACATATATTGAAGTTAAAACAATTATTGGTATAGGAGCCACAAAACAAGGGACTAGTGCAGTACATGGTGCCCCAATTGGTTCAGATATTGAAACTGTTAAAAATGCTTTTGATTGAAAATATAATGATTTTGAAATCCCAAATGAAGTTTATTCACATTGAAACGAAAATATTTCAAAAAACTTATCTATTGAATCAAAATGAAATGAAGATTTAAATAAATTAAAAGCATTAAAACCAGAATTAGCAAAACAATTTGTGAATGCGCTTAATAAAGAAATTAATTTTGATTATGAAGAATTACTTGCAAAAGCACCAGAAAAAGCTGAAGCTACAAGAGTTAGTTCAGGAAACATTTGAGACAGTATAAATGCTCAAGTTAAGTTCTTAATTGGAGGATCAGCTGATTTAGTATCATCAACAAGAATTAAAGGTGCTGATGGTCAATTTGATGTTGATAACAGAAGTGGAAGAAACATTCTTTATGGTGTTAGAGAATTTGCAATGGGTGCAATTAACAATGGTATTCATCAACATGGTGGATTAATTCCGTTTTCAAGTGGATTCTTTGTATTCTCAGATTATATGAAACCAGCAATGCGTTTATCATCAATTATGAATTCTCAACAATTATTTATCTTTACTCATGATTCGGTTGCTGTTGGAGAAGATGGCCCAACTCATCAGCCAATTGAACAATTAGCAATGATCAGAAGCATACCTAATCATATAACTTTTAGACCAGCTGATTATGCTGAAACATTAGCATCATACAAAATAGCATTACAGGATTTAAAAAACTGCCCTTCAACTTTAGTTTTAACTAGACAGGATTTAGTTCAATTACCACATAATGATGTTTATGAAGAAGTTAAAAGAGGTGCATATTTAATGTTAGATCAACCAAATGCTACTATAACTTTAATTGCAACAGGAAGCGAAGTTGGATTAGCTATGCAGACAGCTGCTAAACTAAAAGAAGAAGGTATTATTGCTAAAGTTGTATCAATGCCGTCAACAAACTTATTTGATCAACAAGAGCAATCATATAAAGACAAAATTATTGATAAATCAACTTTAAGAGTTTCAATCGAAATGGGAACAACTTATGGATGAAGCAAATATACTGCTGATAATGGCTTAAATATTGGAATCGATATTTTTGGAGCAAGTGCACCAGCTAATACAATAATTAATCAATATGGATTTACAAGTGAACAAATTTTTAATAAAATTAAAAAGGTTATAAAATAA
- the yqeH gene encoding ribosome biogenesis GTPase YqeH, which yields MSKCIGCGILKQNKDQNKPGYVIKPENEYCLRCFKIKNYNELINQEINAEQFILKLKTLIQNDKPKDIEFFYIIDIFDLEGSRVKEIEEAIKRYPVTIVVNKIDLLPKAVKLAKIRRYITDLFSKSAIYDANIILNTSFKNNFTNSLLNKIKKTKTKKYFIGSSNVGKSSIINSLLRANNLIPQIVESKYFNTTLDFIQIKLSSDDIIFDTPGIARSNSAANLLDKEEWKYIYFNKEVAQNTFQLKPFNSIFYAGIAWVDFEWESDEINSFHFFNNKEIKLHRTNTKNAFDYYTRNKENIVPYNLDNNFVKREFIFSEKDINKEFEISISGLGWFNFKVKNPMKITINIPTSNVEVETTLRKPLV from the coding sequence ATGAGCAAGTGTATAGGTTGTGGAATTTTAAAACAAAATAAAGATCAAAATAAACCTGGTTATGTTATTAAACCAGAAAATGAATATTGTTTAAGATGTTTTAAAATTAAAAACTATAATGAATTAATTAATCAAGAAATAAATGCTGAACAATTTATTTTAAAACTAAAAACTTTAATTCAAAATGATAAACCAAAAGATATAGAATTCTTTTATATAATCGATATTTTTGATTTAGAAGGAAGTAGAGTTAAAGAAATTGAAGAAGCTATTAAAAGATACCCAGTTACAATTGTAGTTAATAAAATAGATTTACTCCCTAAAGCTGTGAAACTAGCAAAAATAAGAAGATATATAACTGATCTATTCTCAAAAAGTGCTATATACGATGCAAACATTATTTTAAATACAAGTTTTAAAAATAATTTTACAAATAGTTTGTTAAACAAAATTAAGAAAACTAAAACTAAAAAATATTTCATTGGTAGTTCTAACGTTGGTAAATCTTCAATTATTAATTCACTTTTAAGAGCTAACAATTTGATACCTCAAATAGTTGAATCTAAATACTTTAATACAACATTAGACTTCATTCAAATTAAATTATCAAGTGATGATATTATATTTGATACACCAGGAATTGCTAGAAGCAATTCTGCTGCTAACTTGTTAGATAAAGAAGAATGAAAATATATTTACTTCAATAAAGAAGTTGCACAAAATACTTTTCAATTAAAACCATTTAACTCAATTTTTTATGCAGGTATTGCTTGAGTTGATTTTGAATGAGAAAGTGATGAAATTAACAGTTTTCATTTCTTCAATAACAAAGAAATCAAATTACATAGAACTAATACAAAAAATGCGTTTGATTATTACACAAGAAATAAAGAAAATATTGTTCCGTATAATTTAGACAATAACTTTGTTAAAAGAGAGTTTATATTTAGTGAAAAAGATATAAACAAAGAATTTGAAATATCTATTTCAGGATTAGGTTGATTTAACTTTAAAGTTAAAAATCCAATGAAAATAACAATAAATATTCCTACAAGCAATGTTGAAGTTGAAACAACATTAAGAAAACCATTAGTTTAG
- a CDS encoding DUF896 domain-containing protein — MSQSKEMSMPEVIQEINRLAKIKKDRELTSEESTYREELKALYLKYFRSGFEQQLKSTKVIDAQGNDVTPSKLKNEGDKYDKQK, encoded by the coding sequence ATGAGTCAATCAAAAGAAATGTCAATGCCAGAAGTTATTCAAGAAATAAATCGTTTGGCAAAAATAAAAAAAGATCGTGAACTGACATCAGAAGAAAGCACATATAGAGAAGAATTAAAAGCTCTATACTTAAAATACTTTAGAAGTGGTTTTGAACAACAATTAAAAAGCACAAAAGTAATAGATGCACAAGGAAATGATGTAACACCAAGCAAACTAAAAAATGAAGGAGATAAATATGATAAACAAAAATAA
- a CDS encoding YneF family protein, whose translation MVLLTTEFSAGGLAGMLIGVILGAIILGAIIGFFITRSMVKKQLKDNPPVTEKQIRAMYMSMGRKPSESDIKKTMRAMQQAKK comes from the coding sequence ATGGTACTATTAACAACAGAATTTTCAGCAGGAGGATTAGCAGGAATGCTAATTGGAGTTATCTTAGGAGCAATTATTTTAGGAGCAATTATTGGATTTTTCATTACTAGATCAATGGTTAAAAAACAATTAAAAGATAACCCACCTGTTACAGAAAAACAAATTCGTGCAATGTACATGAGCATGGGAAGAAAACCAAGTGAATCAGACATTAAAAAAACAATGCGTGCAATGCAACAAGCTAAAAAATAA
- a CDS encoding HU family DNA-binding protein, with amino-acid sequence MEKQNKKQKSKKSKVILAFSVIITIVIFFLIKIVNALVNNTNILLSLKSIGLIPPANLSLPNIIDYVANIILLIVLPILILTLIILIIKSKSQSKNVLKKEKKELENETILQVENFDIDDYPHYEEDKTFFDEINNENINDLTLLQQRAKSDGSILIKENLSELVKNAQKIKNYAILNNINVDEVVLEEMTKKELILFMKKIGNEIRENEYKNLNSKDSKVDQAILIMKNDNQDQNRSKTLSKNKNIIEAGKITQKKSLIRKNKITKKNLIDSIFVSNENKLTKVKIKKIVDSLFELMESNLIKEDSVIRINNFAKFSTVLVNEATMRNIKTGELKLVPSHKAIKFKSLKGLKEKLNNEKI; translated from the coding sequence ATGGAAAAACAAAATAAAAAGCAAAAAAGTAAAAAAAGTAAAGTAATTTTAGCTTTTAGTGTGATAATAACAATAGTTATTTTCTTTTTAATCAAAATAGTAAATGCACTAGTAAACAATACTAATATTTTACTATCATTAAAATCTATTGGACTAATTCCGCCAGCAAATTTAAGTTTACCCAACATAATTGATTATGTAGCTAATATTATTTTGCTTATCGTTTTACCTATTTTAATTCTTACTTTAATTATTCTAATTATTAAAAGTAAAAGCCAATCAAAAAACGTGCTAAAAAAAGAGAAAAAAGAACTTGAAAATGAAACAATTTTACAAGTTGAAAACTTTGATATTGATGATTATCCTCATTATGAAGAAGACAAAACATTTTTTGATGAAATTAATAATGAAAATATTAACGATTTGACTTTGCTGCAACAAAGAGCAAAATCAGATGGATCAATTTTAATTAAAGAAAATTTAAGTGAATTAGTTAAAAATGCTCAAAAAATTAAAAACTATGCCATTTTAAATAATATAAATGTTGATGAAGTAGTTTTAGAAGAAATGACAAAAAAAGAATTAATTCTATTTATGAAAAAAATAGGCAATGAAATAAGAGAAAATGAGTATAAGAATCTTAATTCTAAAGATAGTAAAGTAGATCAAGCAATTTTAATTATGAAAAATGATAATCAAGATCAAAATAGATCAAAAACTCTATCAAAAAATAAGAATATAATTGAGGCAGGTAAAATAACTCAAAAAAAGTCCTTAATAAGAAAAAACAAAATTACTAAAAAAAATCTAATTGATTCAATTTTTGTAAGTAACGAAAATAAATTAACAAAGGTTAAAATTAAAAAAATTGTAGATAGCTTATTTGAATTAATGGAAAGTAATTTAATTAAAGAAGACTCAGTAATTAGAATTAATAATTTTGCTAAGTTTTCAACAGTTTTAGTTAATGAAGCAACAATGAGAAACATCAAAACAGGTGAATTAAAACTTGTTCCTTCACATAAGGCAATTAAATTTAAATCATTAAAAGGTTTAAAGGAGAAATTAAATAATGAAAAAATATAA
- a CDS encoding helix-turn-helix domain-containing protein encodes MNNYKQISLKERTLIEYLLNVQNKSVFFIAKELNRNRSTIYREIKRNKAAMIYKAKDSQFTRDINNTLSHQNKISKYNEFLKFLYINFNPKSFSIDVCVFKAKELGIKTPATQTVYNWIKNKQIKIKSKDLLRPRFWWKKSSKYKHYLWEISKMNSILITYIPKKY; translated from the coding sequence ATGAATAATTATAAACAAATATCTTTAAAAGAAAGAACTTTAATTGAATATCTATTAAATGTTCAAAATAAATCAGTTTTTTTCATAGCTAAAGAACTAAATAGAAATAGATCAACTATTTACAGAGAAATTAAAAGAAATAAAGCAGCTATGATTTATAAAGCCAAGGATTCACAATTTACTAGAGATATTAATAATACCTTATCTCATCAAAATAAAATAAGTAAATATAATGAATTCTTGAAATTTCTTTATATTAATTTTAATCCAAAAAGTTTTAGCATTGATGTTTGTGTTTTTAAAGCCAAAGAACTTGGGATTAAAACACCAGCAACCCAAACTGTTTACAATTGAATTAAGAATAAGCAAATAAAAATTAAATCAAAAGATTTATTGAGACCTAGGTTTTGATGAAAAAAGTCTAGTAAATATAAGCATTATCTATGAGAAATATCAAAAATGAATTCCATTCTAATTACTTATATACCTAAAAAATATTAA